GTAGTGGTCGTTGTCGAAGAAGAGCTGGGTGATGACGAAGTTGCCGCCCTTCTCGATCTTCAACTTGAGGAAGTCGATGTCGGCGTCCAGACTTTCGGCCTGGGGGTGCTTCTCGGGGTAGCCCGCCACGCCGATGCACAGGTCCGGGTAGGCCTGGCGGATGAACCCGGCCAGGTCCGAGCCGTGCTGGAAGGCCTGGCCCTCCAGGGTGAAGTCCGGCTGGTTCTGGGGCGGGTCGCCGCGAAGGGCCAGCACGTTGTCCACGCCTGCGGCCTTCAGGGCGTCCATGAAGGAGCGCAGCGACTCCTCGGAGGCCCCCACGCAGGTGAGGTGCGCCATGGGGTTCTGCCCCAGGTCGCGCGAGAAGCGCGTGACCAGCTCCAGGGTGTTGGCCTGGGTGGAACCGCCCGCGCCGTAGGTGACGGACACGAACAGGGGCTTGAGGACCGAGAGGCGTCCGGCCTCGTAGAAGAAGGCGGGCCAGGCGTCCTTTTCCTTGGGAGGGAAGAATTCCAGGGAGATGAACTGCTTGCCCCTGGAGAGCAGATCGTCGATGCGCAAGACGTGCTCCGTGCGTTGGATGGTCAGGGGGCGTCCGGCGGCTGGGCGAGCGCCTCCACGATGTCCCTGTCCGCCTCCAGGAATGGCAGTTCCCGGGCCTGAGCCGGCGTCAGCCAGCGCAGTCCTTGGCCTTCGAGGGGACGGGGAACCCCTTTGAAATCACGGATATGAAAAAAAGACAAGCGGACGATGCCGCCGGGATACTCGTGAATTTTTTCCCGCCAGTAACGGGGCTCGCGCGCCTCGATCCCGAGTTCCTCGCGCAGCTCGCGCACCAGGGCCTGAGCCGGGTCTTCGCCCGCCTCCACCTTGCCGCCGGGGAACTCCCACAGGCCCGCGTGGGCCTTGCCCTCGGGACGCCGGACGCCGAGACAGAGGCCGTCGCGCCAGAGGATGCCCGCCACCACGTGGATCATAGGGCCTCCCGCCGCGCTTCCAGCTCCCCGATGCGCTCCTCCAGGTCCGCCAGCTCCAGCACCAGGGCGTCGCCCTGCTCCTTGAGCCCGTGGTATTCCTTGGAAAGCTCCGAGAACTTCGCCGCGTCGGCGTAGGTCTCGGGCATCGCCAGCACCTGCTCCACGTCGTGCTGGCGGGTCATGGCTTGTTCAAGCTCCCCTTCAAGTTGCGCGTAGCGCTCCCTGAGGGGTTTGAGCTGGCGCGAAAGGGCGTTGCGTTCCTCGGCCTGGCGGCGCTTGGCGGCCTGGCGCTCCTCGCGAGACTCCTTGGCCATGGCCTTGTCGCGCCCGCCCGTGGAGAGGGCGCAGGCGGCGCTGGCCTGCGCCTTCAGGTGCGCCTCGTAGGCCTCGTAGCCGCCCAGGAACTCCGAGAGCCCCTCCGGTCCAACGGTCCAGATCACCTCGGCCGCCTCGGCCAGGAGATGACGGTCGTGCGCCACGAAGAGGATCGCGCCCTCGTAGTCGGCCAGGGCGTTCACCAGGGCCTCGCGGCTCTCCAGGTCCAGGTGGTTGGTGGGCTCGTCCAGCACCAGGAAGTTGGCCCGCGCCAGGAACAGGCTGGCCAGCACCAGGCGCGATTTCTCGCCGCCGGAGAGGTCGCGCACGAAGCGCTCGAAGTACTCCTCGCCCAGCATGAACAGGCCCAGCACCGAGCACAGCTCCTCCGTGGAGGAGCGCGGGTCCGACAGGCGGCGGATCTCGCCCATCACCGTCTCGTTGGCGCGCAGAATCTCGGTCTGGTGCTGGCTGAAATACCCCATGCGAACCTGCGACCCCATGCGGATCGTGCCGCCGGAGGGCTTCAGCTCGCCCGTCAGGCACTTGAGCAGCGTGGTCTTGCCCGCCCCGTTGGGACCGGCCAGCGCCACCTTCTGGCCACGGTACAGGTTGAACGTGAGCCGGGGCCAAAGGGACCTTCCCCCAGGGAAGGCGAACTCCAGATCGGCCACGGAAAGAATGTTCTTGTCGGCCCGGGCGGGCTCGGGAAGCTTGAAATCGAGCGTCTTGCGCCTGCGCTCGATGTTGCCCGCCACGCCCGACAGCTCCTTCTGGAGCTTGTCCACGGCCTTGAGCTTGCTCTGGGCCTGGCGCGCCTTGGTGGCCTTGTAGCGGAAGCGGCTCACGAAGGCCATCTGGCGGCCGATGGCCCCGGAAAGCTGAGCGGCCTTGGCCTCCATCTGCTGCTGCGTCTGAGCGCGCCACTCCAGAAACTCGCTGAACGTGCCCTGGCGCAGCGCGGGCTTGTCGCCGCCCAGGAAGAGCACGTGGGTGCCCACGCGGTCCAGGAACACCCGGTCGTGCGCCACGAAGATGAGCACGCCGTTGAAGCAGAGCAGATACTGCTCCAGCCACTCCACGGCCTCGATGTCCAGGTGGTTGGTGGGCTCGTCCAAAAGCAGCACGTCGGCCCCGGCCACCAGCACCCGCGCCAGCTTGGCCCGCTCGCGCCAGCCGCCCGAGAGGAGCTTCACGGGATGGGGCCAGGCCTTCTCCTCGAACCCCAGGCCCGAGAGGATCGCCTTGGCCCGGTGCTCCGGATTGTAGCCCAGCGAGTGCTCCATCTCGGCCTGGCGCGCGCTCAGGGACTCCAACGCCCGCTCGTCGCGCTCGAGGCTCGCGCGTTCCCACTCGCGCCAGAACTCCTTCCAGGAGGGGAGCGCGCTCATCACCCAGGCCAGCAGCGGCTCCTCCAGGTCGGACGATCCCAGCTCCTGCGCCACGTAGCCCAGCCGCGCCCCCGGCGGCAGCAGCACGCGCCCGGAGTCCGGCTCGGCCTCGCCCGCCATCAGGCGCAAAAAGGTGGACTTGCCGCAACCGTTGGGCCCCGTGACCGCCAAACGCATGCCCGAGACGGCCTCCATGCTGAAGCCCGACATGAGATCCCGGCCGCCAAGGGACTTGGAAAGATTCTGGATGGTGATCTTGGACATAGGAAAAATCGCGGCGGACTATGCTCCCTCGCCGCGCGCGTGTCAAATGGCGGCCGGGGCTCCGCCCAGCCGCCCTACTTCCCCCCTCCCTGGCGGTTACGCGTCTTGTAGCCCGGGTCGATGGCTTCTTCCAGACGATCCGTCGCCAAAGGCGGTGCAACGGACAGCGCCGTGACGGCATCGAGCGTCTCGCGGTCCACGTCCAGGCACGCGGCGGCGAGGGAGTCCTTGAGTTGTTCGACGCTGCGCGCGCCGATGATGGGCGCGGTGACGCCCGGGTGGGAGGCCGCCCAGCGCACGGCGAGGCTCACCGGGTTCAGTCCGCGCTCGCGGGCGAAGGCGGCGAAGCGTTCGGCCACCTGGTGGTAGACGGGATCGGAGTAGCGGGTGTTGTACATCTTGTTTTCAGCGATGCGCCCTTGCCCATGGCCGGAGGCGTATTTTCCGGTGAGCAGCCCGGCGGCGAGGGGGTTGTAGGGGATCACCGCCAGGTTCTCGGAGAGCGCCAGGGGGAGGATTTCCACTTCCACCTGCCGTTTCACGAGGTTGTACATGGGCTCCAGGCATTCGAAGCGGGCCAGCCCCCGCGCCAGGGAGATGCCCAGGGCCTTTGCGGTCTGCCAGGCGGCCCAGTTGCTGGCCCCCGGGTAGAGCACCTTGCCCTGGCGCACCAGGTCGTCCAGGGCGCGCAACGTCTCGTCCATGGGGGTGAGGGGGTCGAAGTGGTGAATGAAATAGATGTCGATGCGGTCGGTGCCCAGCCGCTTGAGGCTCTTCTCCACCTCCAGCATGAGGTGGCGGCGCGACGCGCCCAGGGCGTTGACGTCGGGACCGGCCACCTGGGCGGCCTTGGTGGTCAGCACCAGTTCGTCGCGGCAGCCACGGACGAGTTTGCCCAGGATGGTCTCGGCCTGGCCGCCCGAGTAGACGTTGGCGCAGTCGAAGAAGTTCACCCCAGCGTCGCGGCAGGCGGCGAACATGCGGCCGCACTCGGCCTCGTCGGCCTCCTTGCCGAAGGTCATGGTGCCGAAACACAGCTCGGAGACGAGAACGCCGGTTCTTCCCAGGGGTTTGTAGCGCACGGGGTGCTCCTTGGAGTCCGGGGACGCGGCCCCGGAGGTGTTTGCCCAGGCTTATGCCCGGCGCGCCCCCGAAGCAAGCGGCGTCAAAATCCCACGTCGATCCATTGATGTTGATTCTCAATTTCACTAAAGCCCGTGCCATGCACACCAAGGAGAAAAACATGACCGTCCCCGCGCGCCGCAAGCTCTGGGAACACGAGGACTACCAATGCCCCATCCTGGGAACCTGCCTGTCCATGGCCGAGTTGCGCAAGCTGGCCCGTCGCCTGGAACTGACCGTGCTCCCGCACGCGTCCGACTACGAACTCCACGGCTACTTCGTGCGTGAAAGCCGCCGCGAAGGCCGCATCGCCCAGACCGTGAACCGCTGCCTGGACAAGAAATACCGCAAGGAAATCCGTCTGTTCGCCAAGGCGGCCGACGAGGCGGCCCTGGAGGCCCTGTGGAAGCAGTCCCTGGCCGCCGGGGATGTGCCCGGACCCTTCTGGGCGGTGATGAGCCACCCGGTGGCCGGCATGCGCCTGTTGAACAAGGTGTTCGGGGAGGTGCACATGCTCTCCCACCTGCTGGGCGCGGCCAACCGGGCGGACCTGAAGCGCCTCTCCCGGCTGGAAACACGCGTGGACCAGCTCTCCCAGGCCCTGTCGCGCGTGCAGGCTGCACGGCGCGCCCGCAATCTGGAATGGGCCGTGCGCGTCAAGGACCTGGAGGATCGCCTGGGCGCCGAACGCCTGGAACGTCTCAAACTCTCAAGACAGGTGCGCGAGACCGCCCTGCCCCGCCCCATGGGCCGGGAGGACGAGGTGCGCGCCCTGCGCGAACAGCTGGAAGCCGCCAGCCGGGAGACGCGCCGCCAGGCGGCTGTGATCGAGGAACTCTACCGCGACAACCTGATCCTGCGCGAGCAGGCGGAGGACGTGAGCGCCGACCTGGAGCGCGCCGAACAGGAGCTGGTGCGCGCGCTGCCCTGCGCCGAGGGCGGAGGCTGCGGCCCCGGAGGCGGCTGCCCGGCCGAAGAGGCGGGCCAATTGCCCGGCATGGAGGGCAAGACCGTGCTCTACGTGGGCGGACGCTGCAACCTGGTGCGCCATTACCGCGAGCTGGTGGAACGCCGGGGCGGCCGCTTCCACCACCACGACGGGGGCATGGAAAACTCGGCATCGGAGTTGCACGGCAAGCTGGCGTCGGCCGATGTGGTGCTCTGCCCCGTGGATTGTGTGAGCCACGAGGCGTGTCTGGCCGTGAAAAAGGCGTGCAGGAACTGCATGAAGCCTTTCCATCCGCTCAGAAGTTCTGGACTTTCCGCTCTGGCGCGCTCCCTGGAGAGCCTGGCCGGAAATGCCAACTGATCCGGAACAGGCCCATGCGGGTCCCTGCGCCGGGGCCGCCCCCCCGTCACACTTGACGCGCAAGCGTCAAAAAAAGGATTGCATCGGGCGCGCCTTGGCTATACCTCTTGCCTGGACGGCGGTTTCCTCGCCTAGTGGAGGTTTTCGTGCGCTCAGCATTTGCTACCGCATTGATCGTTACGCTTCTGCATCTTGCATCGCCCTCCTGGGCCGGCCGTTTCGACGGCGTCTACGAGGGGGAATTCCTGGGTGAATTCACCGGCCGCATCTCCATCGTGGTGCGCGGCGAGGAAGTCCAGGGCGAGATGAGCAACAAACACGGCTTCTCCGGCACCATCGCCGGCAAGGTCGATCCCGAGACCGGGCGCATCGCGTGCGACCTCACGGGCAAGTTCCTGTTCCTCAAGTTCAACGGCATCGCCGCTGGCGCCCTCCAGGGCGAAGGGGCCCAGGGAGAATGGGCCGCCCAAGGCATGCGCAAGGACAAGGGGACCTGGTACGTGGTGCTGGCCCAGCGTTAGCTTCCCGACCGCCGTGGGCTGACATTCCCGGCTGAATACAGTAGACAGGAGGCATGTTCCAAAAACGCCTCCTCGTCTGTTTTGTCAGCCTCGTCCTCCTTGCCGGACTGGCCCTCGCCAGCGACGGACCTACCTATCTGCCTCCGGGCCAGCCGGATTTGATACGCCTGCTGCCCCCGCCGCCCTCCGCCGTGCAAAGCGTGGCGGAGATCAATGAACTGCTGACGCTCCAGCACTCCCGCACGCAGGATCAGGCGGCCTTCGCCCGCGAGGATGCCGAGCGCTCCCCGCTACGTTTCGCGGACGTGCTGGGTGCGGGCTTTCGCAAGGACGCCCTGCCCCTGACGCTGACGCTCTTCAAGCACGTGCTCAAGGATTCCAACACCGTGCTGGACGCGGCCAAGAAGCACTGGGACAGACCGAGGCCCTTCAAACTCTCGGAGTCCCTTCGTCCCTGCCTGGACAGGCCCGTCAGCGCCTCCTACCCCAGCGGCCACAGCACCTACGGCCACCTTGCCGCCATCCTGCTCTCCTGGGCCGTGCCCGAGAAGGCCCCGGAACTCTTCGCCCGGGGCGATTTGTTCGCCAGGCAGCGCCTGGTGGGCGGCGTGCACTACCCGAGCGACGTGGAGGCCGGAAAGCTCTGCGCCGTGGCCATCGCCCAGGTCATGTCCCAGAACCCGCGTTTCCGGGAGGAGTTCGCCAAAGCGCGCATCGAAATCCGAACCGCGCTGGGTCTGCCCTGACCCCGGCGCAAGGAGGCTCCGCCATGAGCCGGTCCGCCAGACGGATCCTCGCCGTCTTGTGCCTTTCGTGCTGCCTCGCCGCCTGCAAGTCCGCCAGCAAGAGCGCCCACGAGCTGGCGGACCAGGCCCTCTACCAGCCCATCGCCTACGCCAACGCCTCCGTGCCGGGACCGGCCGTGGTGGTGCTCCCCGGGACCATGCAAGGCGCCACGGCAGCCTTCCGCCAGCGCGTGGACTCCGGGAACCTGGCCGACGCGGGCGAAATGGAAATGTCCAAGGCCGGTTTCACCGTGCTCGACCGCGCCAACCTGGACGAGATCGTCCAGGAGATCGGCCTGGCCGCCAACCTGGGCGACGCCAAGGCCCTCAAGGTGTTCCGCAAGGGCAAGTTCGCCCAGGCCCGCTTCCTGGTGCGCTTCGACGTGGCCAAGGCCGAGCGCCTGGACATCCAGCGCAAGGACTTCGACGGCACGCTCCTGGGCATCCTGGTGGGGGGCGTGGTGGCGGGGGTCACCCAGGACTCCGGGGTGGGCACTGCCGCAGGAACGGCCGTGGCCTCCATCAAGTCCGGCGACGAGAAGAGCACCTGGAAGGCCGGGCTGCGCTACACCGTCATCGACGCCGACACGGGCCAGCAGGTGGCCGCAGGGCTCATGGAGGACACCTTCGTGGTGCACAGCCAGCTCAAGGGCTTCCTGGGCTCCACCGAGGAGACGCGCACGGGCCTGACCATGGACACAATGGCCATCCGCCTGGTGCAGATGGCCGTGTCCGAGATCGACGCGCGGCACAAGGAGGCCCTGAACCAGGCCCCCGCGCCAGCGCCAGCCAAGGACCGCGTGGACGAGGCGGCCGTGCGCAAGCAGTACGACGCCATCAAGGAGCAGCAGCGCAAGGAGCGCGAGGAGGCCGCACGGCTCGCCCGCTTCGACGGCACCTACATCGGGGAGTTCGCCGGGGGCACCAAGGGCAAGGTGCGTCTCACCGTGGACGGAAAGGGCGTGGAGGGCGAGGTGTCCAACACCGACGGCCTGCACGGCCGCTTCATCGGCACGCTGGACCAGCAAACGGGCACGTTCGACTCCGAACTGAACGGCAAGATCGCGTTCATCACGTTCAAGGGCTCCGTCTCCGGGACGCTCTCCGAGGACGGCACGGCCCAGGGGGCATGGCGCGCCTCGGGCTGGGGCACGGAACAGGGCGCCTGGGCCGCCAAGCGGCAGTAGCCCCGCGCCCCCCCGGAAACGCATGCGGCCGGAGGCGCAAGCCTCCGGCCGCTTCAATCGCTTCGCTGGGGGCCCCGTGCGCAACGCCGCACGGGACGGCGTACATGCGGGAACGGAGGCCTGCGCCTCCGGCCGCTCGGCCTTTCCTTCAACCCGGGCGGACGCTAGAGCCCCTTGCCCGCCATGTAGGTGATCAAATCGCCCACGCGGCAGGAGTAGCCCCATTCGTTGTCATACCAGGCCACCAGCTTGGCCAGCACGCCGTCCTGGACCATGGTGAACTCCGCCTCCACCACGCCGGAACGGGGGTCGCCCTTGAAGTCCGAAGAGACCAGGGGCTCCTCGCAATAGCCCATGATGCCCTTGAGAGGCCCCTCGGCCGCCGCCTTGAGCGTGGCGCGCAGCGTTTCGGTGTCCGTGGGCTTCTCCAGCACGGCCGCGAAGTCCACCACGGAGACGGCCGGGGTGGGCACGCGCAGGGAATAGCCGCTGAAGCGGCCCTTGAGCTCCGGGATCACCAGGGCCACGGCCTTGGCCGCGCCCGTGGACGTGGGGATGATGTTGCAGGCCGCCGCGCGCGCCCGGCGCAGGTCCTTGTGGGGCAGGTCCAGGATGCGCTGGTCGTTGGTGTAGGAGTGGATGGTGCACATCACGCCGGAGCGGATGCCGAAGGCCGCGTGCACCACCTTGGCCACGGGGGCCAGGCAGTTGGTGGTGCAGGAGGCGTTGGAGAGGATGTGGTGCTTCGCGGGGTCGTAGCGGTCCTCGTTGACGCCCATGACGATGGTGATGTCCTCGTCCTTGGCGGGCGCGGAAATGATCACCTTCTTCGCGCCGGACTCCATGTGCATGGCCGCCTGGGGGCCGGTGCGGAAGATGCCCGTGGATTCCACCACCACGTCCACGCCATGCCTGGCCCAGGGGATGTTCTTGGGGTCGCGTTCCTTGGTGCAGGTCACGCGCCAGGAGCCCACCACCATGTCGTCGCCGTCCGTGGAGACGGGGATGGGGCAGCGCCCGTAGTTGGTGTCGTAGGCGAGCAGGTGGGCGTTGGTGTGGGTGTCGAAGAGGTCGTTGACGGCCACCACCTCGATGCGCTCGCCGTGCTGCTCGTACATGGCCTTGAGCACCTGGCGGCCGATGCGTCCGAATCCGTTGATGCCGACCTTGATCTTTTGCATGGGGCGCCTCGCTAGTCCTCGAAGGTTTGGTATTGGAAGGCGGTCAGCAACTCGTAGTCGGACTTGAGCGCCTGGTGCAGCCGCGCGTTCTCGATGGCGATGGCCGAGAGGTTGGCCATGATGGAAAGGAACTCCACCTCGGACTCGCAGAAATCCCGCTTCGCCCCGGTGTAGACGCGCATGACGCCGATGATCTTCTCCTCCACCCGCAGGGGCACAACGAGCACCGAAACCAGCCCCTCGGCCTTGGCGGCCTCCTGGTACTGGAAGCGTTCGTCGTTGGCGGCGTCGGCCACGTACACGGAGTCTCCGGCCAGGGCGAACTTGTCGAGCCTGCTCTTGGCCACCTCCACCTTGCCCTTG
This sequence is a window from Fundidesulfovibrio magnetotacticus. Protein-coding genes within it:
- a CDS encoding GAF domain-containing protein, whose product is MSDCERNYYRTLYEAIKVINSSLEPMELLGRIAEQTAKALNVKACSLRLLDRAGLNLLPGASFGLSKGYLRKGKVEVAKSRLDKFALAGDSVYVADAANDERFQYQEAAKAEGLVSVLVVPLRVEEKIIGVMRVYTGAKRDFCESEVEFLSIMANLSAIAIENARLHQALKSDYELLTAFQYQTFED
- a CDS encoding DUF2325 domain-containing protein → MTVPARRKLWEHEDYQCPILGTCLSMAELRKLARRLELTVLPHASDYELHGYFVRESRREGRIAQTVNRCLDKKYRKEIRLFAKAADEAALEALWKQSLAAGDVPGPFWAVMSHPVAGMRLLNKVFGEVHMLSHLLGAANRADLKRLSRLETRVDQLSQALSRVQAARRARNLEWAVRVKDLEDRLGAERLERLKLSRQVRETALPRPMGREDEVRALREQLEAASRETRRQAAVIEELYRDNLILREQAEDVSADLERAEQELVRALPCAEGGGCGPGGGCPAEEAGQLPGMEGKTVLYVGGRCNLVRHYRELVERRGGRFHHHDGGMENSASELHGKLASADVVLCPVDCVSHEACLAVKKACRNCMKPFHPLRSSGLSALARSLESLAGNAN
- a CDS encoding acid phosphatase, which encodes MFQKRLLVCFVSLVLLAGLALASDGPTYLPPGQPDLIRLLPPPPSAVQSVAEINELLTLQHSRTQDQAAFAREDAERSPLRFADVLGAGFRKDALPLTLTLFKHVLKDSNTVLDAAKKHWDRPRPFKLSESLRPCLDRPVSASYPSGHSTYGHLAAILLSWAVPEKAPELFARGDLFARQRLVGGVHYPSDVEAGKLCAVAIAQVMSQNPRFREEFAKARIEIRTALGLP
- the gap gene encoding type I glyceraldehyde-3-phosphate dehydrogenase; translation: MQKIKVGINGFGRIGRQVLKAMYEQHGERIEVVAVNDLFDTHTNAHLLAYDTNYGRCPIPVSTDGDDMVVGSWRVTCTKERDPKNIPWARHGVDVVVESTGIFRTGPQAAMHMESGAKKVIISAPAKDEDITIVMGVNEDRYDPAKHHILSNASCTTNCLAPVAKVVHAAFGIRSGVMCTIHSYTNDQRILDLPHKDLRRARAAACNIIPTSTGAAKAVALVIPELKGRFSGYSLRVPTPAVSVVDFAAVLEKPTDTETLRATLKAAAEGPLKGIMGYCEEPLVSSDFKGDPRSGVVEAEFTMVQDGVLAKLVAWYDNEWGYSCRVGDLITYMAGKGL
- the metF gene encoding methylenetetrahydrofolate reductase [NAD(P)H], producing the protein MRIDDLLSRGKQFISLEFFPPKEKDAWPAFFYEAGRLSVLKPLFVSVTYGAGGSTQANTLELVTRFSRDLGQNPMAHLTCVGASEESLRSFMDALKAAGVDNVLALRGDPPQNQPDFTLEGQAFQHGSDLAGFIRQAYPDLCIGVAGYPEKHPQAESLDADIDFLKLKIEKGGNFVITQLFFDNDHYFRFVERCRARGIDAPVIPGVLPILNLASIKRILSMCGATLPPDYLARLEAANASGGAEAVRAEGVAYARAQCRDLLERGAPGVHLYTLNKAQACLDIAGDLKLG
- a CDS encoding (deoxy)nucleoside triphosphate pyrophosphohydrolase, yielding MIHVVAGILWRDGLCLGVRRPEGKAHAGLWEFPGGKVEAGEDPAQALVRELREELGIEAREPRYWREKIHEYPGGIVRLSFFHIRDFKGVPRPLEGQGLRWLTPAQARELPFLEADRDIVEALAQPPDAP
- a CDS encoding aldo/keto reductase, whose product is MRYKPLGRTGVLVSELCFGTMTFGKEADEAECGRMFAACRDAGVNFFDCANVYSGGQAETILGKLVRGCRDELVLTTKAAQVAGPDVNALGASRRHLMLEVEKSLKRLGTDRIDIYFIHHFDPLTPMDETLRALDDLVRQGKVLYPGASNWAAWQTAKALGISLARGLARFECLEPMYNLVKRQVEVEILPLALSENLAVIPYNPLAAGLLTGKYASGHGQGRIAENKMYNTRYSDPVYHQVAERFAAFARERGLNPVSLAVRWAASHPGVTAPIIGARSVEQLKDSLAAACLDVDRETLDAVTALSVAPPLATDRLEEAIDPGYKTRNRQGGGK
- a CDS encoding ATP-binding cassette domain-containing protein — protein: MSKITIQNLSKSLGGRDLMSGFSMEAVSGMRLAVTGPNGCGKSTFLRLMAGEAEPDSGRVLLPPGARLGYVAQELGSSDLEEPLLAWVMSALPSWKEFWREWERASLERDERALESLSARQAEMEHSLGYNPEHRAKAILSGLGFEEKAWPHPVKLLSGGWRERAKLARVLVAGADVLLLDEPTNHLDIEAVEWLEQYLLCFNGVLIFVAHDRVFLDRVGTHVLFLGGDKPALRQGTFSEFLEWRAQTQQQMEAKAAQLSGAIGRQMAFVSRFRYKATKARQAQSKLKAVDKLQKELSGVAGNIERRRKTLDFKLPEPARADKNILSVADLEFAFPGGRSLWPRLTFNLYRGQKVALAGPNGAGKTTLLKCLTGELKPSGGTIRMGSQVRMGYFSQHQTEILRANETVMGEIRRLSDPRSSTEELCSVLGLFMLGEEYFERFVRDLSGGEKSRLVLASLFLARANFLVLDEPTNHLDLESREALVNALADYEGAILFVAHDRHLLAEAAEVIWTVGPEGLSEFLGGYEAYEAHLKAQASAACALSTGGRDKAMAKESREERQAAKRRQAEERNALSRQLKPLRERYAQLEGELEQAMTRQHDVEQVLAMPETYADAAKFSELSKEYHGLKEQGDALVLELADLEERIGELEARREAL